A region of Nocardioides alkalitolerans DNA encodes the following proteins:
- a CDS encoding sugar ABC transporter ATP-binding protein — translation MTPSPTTAPANAGGDARPVLEMADVRKSFGPVAALRSGTLTVRPGSIHALVGENGAGKSTLVKIVAGVHRRDAGTLRFEGDDVDFASTADSKAAGIAVIYQEPTLFPDLSVTENIFMGRQPLGRGRRIDRAAMLAETRAIFARLGVDIDPRRPALGLSIADQQIIEIAKAISLDARLLIMDEPTAALSGVEVERLFAVARSLRDEGRGLVFISHRFEEVFALCDEVTVMRDGEYVATTPIATTTPDAIVEMMVGREVGELFPKQPATIGETVLKVEGLTSAGTFRGIDLEVRAGEIVGLAGLVGAGRSEIARAVFGVDRYDAGRVTMHGKPVPARRPRAAIAAGMAFVPEDRRKQGLVVDNSVAHNVAAVIRTRLDRLGFLTNRAENRASAPWAGRLEVKTNALDMPATTMSGGNQQKVVIAKWLATEPTLLIIDEPTRGIDVGTKSEVHRLLSDLAGQGLAILMISSELPEVLGMADRVLVVREGEITAELSRAEATPEAVMKAATAGHESTGELAPVLPDALMKEVSA, via the coding sequence ATGACCCCGAGCCCGACCACGGCCCCGGCGAACGCGGGCGGCGACGCGCGCCCCGTGCTCGAGATGGCCGACGTGCGCAAGTCGTTCGGCCCCGTCGCCGCGCTGCGCTCCGGCACGCTCACCGTGCGTCCCGGGTCGATCCACGCGCTCGTCGGTGAGAACGGCGCCGGCAAGTCGACGCTCGTGAAGATCGTGGCCGGCGTGCACCGCCGCGACGCCGGCACGCTGCGATTCGAGGGCGACGACGTCGACTTCGCCTCGACGGCCGACTCGAAGGCCGCGGGCATCGCGGTGATCTACCAGGAGCCCACGCTCTTCCCCGACCTCTCGGTCACCGAGAACATCTTCATGGGCCGCCAGCCCCTCGGCCGCGGCCGACGCATCGACCGGGCCGCGATGCTCGCCGAGACCCGCGCGATCTTCGCGCGCCTCGGCGTCGACATCGACCCGCGTCGCCCGGCCCTCGGCCTGTCCATCGCCGACCAGCAGATCATCGAGATCGCCAAGGCCATCTCGCTCGACGCGCGCCTCCTCATCATGGACGAGCCGACCGCCGCGCTCTCCGGGGTCGAGGTCGAGCGGCTCTTCGCGGTGGCCCGCAGCCTGCGCGACGAGGGCCGCGGCCTCGTCTTCATCTCTCACCGCTTCGAGGAGGTCTTCGCCCTCTGTGACGAGGTGACGGTGATGCGCGACGGCGAGTACGTCGCGACCACCCCCATCGCCACCACCACGCCCGACGCGATCGTCGAGATGATGGTGGGCCGCGAGGTCGGGGAGCTCTTCCCGAAGCAGCCCGCCACCATCGGCGAGACCGTGCTCAAGGTCGAGGGGCTCACCTCCGCGGGCACGTTCCGCGGCATCGACCTCGAGGTGCGCGCCGGCGAGATCGTCGGCCTGGCCGGCCTCGTGGGAGCCGGGCGCAGCGAGATCGCCCGGGCGGTCTTCGGTGTGGACCGGTACGACGCGGGGCGCGTCACCATGCACGGCAAGCCCGTCCCGGCGCGGCGCCCCCGTGCGGCCATCGCCGCCGGCATGGCGTTCGTGCCCGAGGACCGCCGCAAGCAGGGCCTCGTCGTCGACAACTCGGTGGCCCACAACGTCGCGGCCGTCATCCGCACCCGGCTCGACAGGCTGGGGTTCCTCACCAACCGCGCCGAGAACCGCGCGAGCGCCCCGTGGGCCGGCCGCCTCGAGGTGAAGACCAACGCGCTCGACATGCCCGCGACCACGATGAGCGGCGGCAACCAGCAGAAGGTCGTCATCGCCAAGTGGCTGGCGACCGAGCCGACGCTGCTCATCATCGACGAGCCCACCCGCGGCATCGACGTGGGTACGAAGTCGGAGGTGCACCGGCTGCTCTCCGACCTGGCCGGCCAGGGCCTCGCCATCCTCATGATCTCCTCCGAGCTGCCCGAGGTGCTGGGCATGGCCGACCGCGTGCTGGTCGTGCGCGAGGGCGAGATCACCGCCGAGCTCAGCCGCGCCGAGGCCACGCCGGAGGCGGTCATGAAGGCCGCCACCGCGGGCCACGAGTCCACCGGCGAGCTGGCCCCCGTCCTGCCCGACGCCCTCATGAAGGAGGTCAGCGCGTGA
- a CDS encoding ABC transporter permease, whose amino-acid sequence MSATLAPPSPGGAPSGSGAPGAGARVRSALGHAVRSREIAVAVVLLVVVAAATARNDSFLLSGDGWRDLLLTPSILLLLAAGQMLVIVTRSVDLSVGSTMALTAYLTGRLFIDQPGLPIPVVVLAGVAMGALLGVVNGVLVAYAGVPALVITLGTMYVYRGAMLSWAGSDRITADQMPKDFLSLGTSSVVGIPVLTIVALLVVAAVGYYLHTARSGRELYAIGSDPDAARLYGLKVPTRVLTAFVLCGALAGLAGVLHAARYGSVSSSVGNGIELQAVGAAVIGGVAIFGGSGTVWGAAIGAVLLVTINRALPILGIPEFWQRAVVGALILGAVVLDRLLAARRARRLDEERED is encoded by the coding sequence GTGAGCGCCACCCTCGCCCCGCCGTCCCCCGGCGGCGCCCCGAGCGGGTCCGGAGCGCCCGGCGCCGGAGCGCGCGTCCGCTCGGCCCTCGGCCACGCGGTCCGCTCCCGCGAGATCGCCGTCGCGGTCGTGCTCCTCGTCGTCGTCGCGGCCGCCACGGCGCGCAACGACAGCTTCCTCCTCTCGGGCGACGGGTGGCGCGACCTGCTGCTGACCCCGTCGATCCTCCTGCTGCTCGCCGCCGGCCAGATGCTCGTCATCGTCACCCGCAGCGTCGACCTGTCGGTCGGCTCCACGATGGCCCTGACGGCGTACCTCACGGGGCGCCTCTTCATCGACCAGCCGGGCCTGCCCATCCCCGTCGTCGTGCTCGCGGGCGTGGCCATGGGCGCGCTGCTCGGCGTCGTCAACGGCGTGCTGGTGGCCTACGCCGGAGTGCCCGCCCTCGTCATCACGCTCGGCACGATGTACGTCTACCGCGGCGCCATGCTCAGCTGGGCCGGCAGCGACCGGATCACGGCCGACCAGATGCCCAAGGACTTCCTGTCGCTCGGCACCAGCTCGGTCGTGGGCATCCCGGTGCTGACCATCGTGGCCCTGCTCGTCGTCGCCGCGGTGGGCTACTACCTGCACACCGCCCGCTCGGGCCGGGAGCTCTACGCGATCGGCTCCGACCCGGACGCCGCGCGGCTCTACGGGCTCAAGGTCCCCACCCGGGTGCTGACCGCGTTCGTGCTGTGCGGCGCGCTCGCCGGCCTGGCCGGGGTGCTCCACGCCGCCCGCTACGGCTCGGTGTCGTCCTCGGTCGGCAACGGCATCGAGCTGCAGGCGGTCGGCGCCGCGGTCATCGGCGGCGTCGCGATCTTCGGCGGCAGCGGCACGGTGTGGGGCGCCGCCATCGGTGCCGTGCTCCTCGTGACCATCAACCGGGCCCTGCCCATCCTCGGCATCCCGGAGTTCTGGCAGCGCGCCGTCGTCGGCGCGCTCATCCTCGGCGCCGTCGTGCTCGACCGCCTCCTCGCGGCCCGGCGCGCCCGCCGCCTCGACGAAGAGAGGGAGGACTGA
- a CDS encoding histidine phosphatase family protein: MRLLLLRHGQTPANVAGQLDTAAPGLPLTELGHRQAAALVPALADEPVVAVYASDRTRAQETAAPLAADRGLEVVVLPGLGEIAAGDHEMGSGREAIKAYLTCIGGWMRGDLAGGMPGGEDGAAFHARFDGAIREIVARHAPDDTVLAISHGAALRAWIATLLGGIDDDHVLFGGIQNTGGAWLEGDGDRWELVRWSEDPVGGEHLEDHSAHDVTGERAEEAVREA, encoded by the coding sequence GTGCGCCTCCTCCTGCTCCGCCACGGCCAGACGCCCGCCAACGTCGCGGGCCAGCTCGACACCGCGGCCCCCGGGCTGCCGCTGACCGAGCTCGGTCACCGCCAGGCGGCGGCCCTCGTGCCGGCGCTGGCGGACGAGCCGGTCGTGGCGGTCTACGCCTCGGACCGCACGCGGGCGCAGGAGACGGCCGCGCCGCTGGCCGCGGACCGCGGGTTGGAGGTCGTCGTGCTGCCCGGGCTCGGCGAGATCGCCGCGGGCGACCACGAGATGGGTAGCGGCCGTGAGGCCATCAAGGCCTACCTGACCTGCATCGGCGGCTGGATGCGCGGTGACCTCGCCGGTGGGATGCCCGGCGGCGAGGACGGCGCGGCGTTCCACGCCCGCTTCGACGGCGCCATCCGCGAGATCGTCGCGCGCCACGCGCCCGACGACACCGTGCTCGCGATCTCCCACGGCGCCGCGCTCCGTGCCTGGATCGCGACGCTCCTCGGCGGCATCGACGACGACCACGTGCTCTTCGGCGGCATCCAGAACACCGGCGGCGCGTGGCTCGAGGGCGACGGCGACCGCTGGGAGCTCGTGCGCTGGTCGGAGGACCCCGTCGGCGGCGAGCACCTCGAGGACCACAGCGCCCACGACGTCACCGGCGAGCGGGCCGAGGAGGCCGTGCGCGAGGCCTGA
- a CDS encoding LacI family DNA-binding transcriptional regulator, which produces MQAQVRDVARLAGVSSGTVSNALNHPEKVSPATRERVQQAIAELGFVPNIAARQLRRGTNDSIGMIVLDIANPFFTAVARGVEERLSGVGRPLVMAHSGQDHEREKAYLDLFAEQRLSGVLVTPAGQVLDRLRRLRDRGTAIVVVDRKTGAREFSSVSVDDTLGGTLATQHLLDVGRCRIAFLGGPERLTQIKHRLGAARRVVEQHGSGEVWHVDSPTLDVEAGRVGAAALLDLPAARRPDAIFAANDLIALGVLQALTLAGVRVPDDIAIVGYDDNEFAAAAAIPLTSVRQPAVEMGAAATGRLLEVIEDPHAQVEHIVLAPELVVRRSTVA; this is translated from the coding sequence ATGCAGGCGCAGGTGCGGGACGTGGCGCGGCTCGCGGGCGTCTCCTCGGGCACGGTCTCCAACGCCCTGAACCACCCCGAGAAGGTGTCGCCCGCGACGCGGGAGCGCGTGCAGCAGGCCATCGCCGAGCTCGGGTTCGTGCCCAACATCGCCGCGCGGCAGCTCCGCCGGGGCACCAACGACTCCATCGGGATGATCGTGCTCGACATCGCGAACCCGTTCTTCACCGCGGTCGCCCGCGGCGTGGAGGAACGGCTCTCCGGCGTCGGCCGCCCGCTCGTCATGGCCCACAGCGGCCAGGACCACGAGCGGGAGAAGGCCTACCTCGACCTCTTCGCCGAGCAGCGCCTCTCCGGAGTGCTCGTGACCCCCGCCGGCCAGGTGCTCGACCGGCTGCGTCGCCTCCGGGACCGCGGTACGGCGATCGTCGTCGTCGACCGCAAGACCGGCGCCCGCGAGTTCTCGTCGGTGTCCGTCGACGACACCCTCGGCGGCACGCTCGCCACCCAGCACCTGCTCGACGTCGGGCGATGCCGCATCGCCTTCCTCGGCGGACCCGAGCGCCTCACCCAGATCAAGCACCGCCTCGGGGCCGCGCGCCGGGTCGTCGAGCAGCACGGCAGCGGGGAGGTCTGGCACGTCGACTCCCCCACCCTCGACGTGGAGGCCGGGCGGGTCGGGGCGGCCGCGCTGCTCGACCTGCCCGCCGCCCGCCGGCCCGACGCGATCTTCGCGGCCAACGACCTCATCGCCCTCGGCGTGCTGCAGGCGCTGACCCTCGCGGGCGTGCGGGTGCCGGACGACATCGCCATCGTCGGCTACGACGACAACGAGTTCGCCGCCGCAGCCGCCATCCCGCTGACCTCCGTGCGCCAGCCCGCCGTCGAGATGGGCGCCGCCGCCACCGGGCGCCTGCTCGAGGTCATCGAGGACCCGCACGCCCAGGTCGAGCACATCGTGCTGGCGCCGGAGCTCGTCGTACGGCGCTCGACGGTGGCCTGA